A genomic window from Phocoena sinus isolate mPhoSin1 chromosome 20, mPhoSin1.pri, whole genome shotgun sequence includes:
- the NEURL4 gene encoding neuralized-like protein 4 isoform X1, producing the protein MAAGSGGSGGSGGGPGPGPGGGGGGGPPGGSGPGPGSGGGPGSGGELHPRTGRLVSLSACGRTARRQQPGQEFNHGLVLSREPLRDGRIFTVRIDRKVNSWSGSIEIGVTALDPSVLDFPSSATGLKGGSWVVSGCSVLRDGRSVLEEYGQDLDQLGEGDRVGVERTAAGELRLWVNGRDCGVAATGLPARVWAVVDLYGKCTQITVLPPEPGFSPPTPIPTPPLEPSAPTEDSTLAEQGNSGDEAFTVSPAQARPETFPNSLESHNEFASMELSEVVSNAILSAYNGGLLNVNLSSPPAGEAPGPSGTATSPILTSNDALLFHEKCGTLIKLSNNNKTAERRRPLDEFNNGVVMTNRPLRDNEMFEIRIDKLVDKWSGSIEIGVTTHNPNNLEYPATMTNLQSGTIMMSGCGILTNGKGTRREYCEFSLDELQEGDHIGLTRKSNSALHFFINGIDQGVATPLTPPVVYGVVDLYGMAVKVTIVHNNNHSDRLRRNNAILRALSPEGALRRAAPAAQAEPERLLFHPNCGQKAAITHEGRTALRPHATDDFNHGVVLSSRALRDGEVFQVRIDKMVDKWAGSIEIGVTTHNPAYLQLPSTMTNLRSGTWMMTGNGVMHNGTTILDEYGHNLDRLKAGDTVGVVRREDGTLHFFVNGMTQGPAAWNVPPGVYAVVDLYGQAAQATIVDDVEVPQVPEPLPEGNNQVSPSSPSSGTGGSDLRFHQLHGSNAVITNGGRTALRHNCRSEFNDAIVISNRALRDGELFEIVIQKMVDRWSGSIEAGVTAIRPEDLEFPNTMTDIDYDTWMLSGTAIMQDGNTMRNNYGCDLDALGTGARIGMMRTAKGDLHYFINGQDQGAACSGLPPGKEVYAVVDLYGQCVQVSITNATGPMDNSLATSNTATEKSFPLHSPAAGVAHRFHSTCGKNITLEEDGTRAVRAAGYAHGLVFSTKELKTEEVFEVKVEELDEKWAGSLRLGLTTLAPGETGPGAGSGPGLPPSLPELRTKTTWMVSSCEVRRDGQLQRMNYGRNLERLGVGSRVGIRRGADDTMHVLIDGEDMGPAATGIAKSVWAVLDLYGPVRSVSIVSSTRLDEPEGTQPPSPSSDTGSEGEEEDEGEEHSLEGQNQVAVMPTALEFLENHGKNILLSNGNRTATRVASYNQGIVVISQPLVPQLLVQVRIDFLNRQWTSSLVLGVITCPPERLNFPASACALKRAAWLLRGRGVFHNGLKICEKFGPNLDTCPEGTILGLRLDSSGGLHLHINGMDQGVAVPDVPQPCHALVDLYGQCEQVTIVTPEPGAASGKSAGTQGDMEKADMVDGIKESVCWGPPPTASPLKSCEYHALCSRFQELLLLPEDYFMPPPKRSLCYCESCRKLRGDEAHRRRGEPPREYALPFGWCRFNLRVNPRLEAGTLTKKWHMAYHGSNVAAVRRVLDRGELGAGTASILSCRPLKGEPGLGFEEPGENCAPPREQQPPPVLLSPSLQYAGAEALASKVQFRDPKSQLTHQAQVAFQVCVRPGSYTPGPPSAALREPPDPHFSPAELEWVTKEKGATLLYALLVRVE; encoded by the exons GGACCGGGGTCCGGCGGGGGTCCGGGCAGCGGTGGGGAGCTGCACCCGCGCACCGGGCGCTTGGTGAGCCTATCGGCCTGTGGGCGTACAGCGCGGCGGCAGCAGCCGGGCCAGGAGTTTAATCACGGGCTGGTGTTGAGCCGGGAACCCTTGCGCGATGGACGCATCTTCACCGTCCGCATCGACCGCAAG GTCAACTCCTGGAGTGGCTCCATTGAGATTGGGGTGACGGCACTGGACCCCAGTGTGCTGGACTTCCCAAGCAGCGCCACGGGGCTGAAGGGGGGCTCGTGGGTAGTGTCAGGCTGCTCGGTGCTGAGGGATGGACGTTCTGTGCTGGAGGAGTATGGGCAGGACCTGGACCAGCTTGGCGAAGGGGACCGTGTGGGTGTGGAGCGCACAGCTGCCGGGGAGCTGCGGCTCTGGGTGAATGGGCGGGATTGTGGCGTGGCCGCCACGGGCCTGCCAGCTCGTGTCTGGGCCGTCGTGGACCTTTACGGCAAGTGCACCCAGATCACTGTGCTACCCCCTGAGCCGGGCTTCAGCCCCCCTACTCCCATCCCCACACCTCCCCTCGAACCCTCTGCCCCCACTGAAGATTCTACCTTGGCTGAACAGGGGAACTCTGGGGATGAAG CCTTCACGGTGTCCCCCGCACAGGCCCGGCCGGAGACGTTTCCTAACAGCCTTGAGTCGCATAATG AATTTGCCAGCATGGAGCTCTCCGAGGTGGTGAGCAACGCCATCCTGTCTGCCTACAACGGGGGGCTCCTAAATGTGAACCTGAGCTCCCCACCGGCAGGGGAAGCACCGGGGCCTAGCGGCACTGCCACCTCACCCATCCTCACTTCCAACGATGCCCTCCTTTTTCACGAGAAGTGTGGAACCCTCATCAAACTCAGCAACAATAATAAGACGGCAGAGCGCCGCCGGCCCCTGGATGAATTCAACAATGGGGTTGTCATGACCAACCGCCCACTCCGGGACAATGAGATGTTTGAG ATCCGCATCGACAAGCTCGTAGATAAGTGGTCAGGCTCCATTGAGATTGGTGTCACCACCCACAACCCCAACAATTTGGAGTACCCAGCCACCATGACCAACCTGCAGTCAG GCACCATCATGATGAGTGGCTGCGGGATCCTGACCAACGGCAAGGGCACCCGCCGGGAGTACTGTGAATTCAGTCTGGATGAGCTGCAG GAGGGCGACCACATTGGTCTCACGAGGAAGTCCAACTCTGCCCTACACTTCTTCATTAATGGCATTGATCAGG GCGTGGCTACCCCCTTGACGCCCCCAGTGGTGTACGGTGTGGTGGACTTGTATGGGATGGCTGTGAAGGTGACCATCGTCCACAATAACAACCACAGTGACCGCCTACGCCGGAACAATGCCATCCTGCGGGCGCTGTCCCCCGAGGGTGCTCTCCGCCGGGCTGCTCCTGCGGCCCAGGCAGAACCCGAGCGCCTGCTCTTCCACCCCAACTGTGGGCAGAAGGCAGCCATCACCCACGAGGGACGCACTGCCCTGAGGCCCCA TGCCACTGACGACTTCAACCATGGCGTGGTGCTGAGCAGCAGAGCCCTGCGGGACGGAGAGGTGTTCCAGGTGCGCATCGACAAGATGGTGGACAAATGGGCTGGCTCCATTGAGATTGGTGTCACCACCCACAACCCTGCCTACCTCCAGTTGCCCTCCACCATGACCAACCTGCGCTCTG GGACCTGGATGATGACAGGGAATGGGGTGATGCACAATGGGACGACCATCTTGGACGAATATGGGCACAACCTGGACCGGCTCAAG gcaggggacacggtgGGCGTGGTGCGGCGGGAGGACGGAACTCTCCACTTCTTTGTCAATGGGATGACTCAGGGCCCCGCTGCCTGGAACGTGCCCCCGGGCGTCTATGCTGTCGTTGATCTCTATGGCCAGGCAGCCCAGGCCACCATTGTGGACGACGTGG AGGTGCCCCAGGTTCCTGAGCCACTCCCTGAGGGGAACAACCAGGTGTCTCCAAGCTCCCCGTCATCCGGGACCGGGGGCTCCGACCTCCGCTTCCACCAGCTGCATGGCAGCAACGCAGTCATCACCAACGGTGGCCGCACTGCGCTCCGCCACAACTGCCGCAGCGAGTTCAATGACGCCATCGTCATCTCCAACCG GGCCCTGAGGGATGGAGAGCTGTTTGAAATTGTCATTCAGAAGATGGTAGACCGCTGGTCAGGCTCCATCGAGGCTG GAGTGACCGCTATTCGGCCTGAGGACCTTGAATTCCCCAACACTATGACGGACATTGACTACGATACGTGGATGCTGAG CGGCACAGCCATCATGCAGGACGGTAACACCATGCGCAACAACTACGGGTGTGACCTTGACGCGCTAGGCACGGGTGCCCGCATCGGCATGATGCGCACTGCCAAGGGCGATCTGCACTACTTCATCAACGGCCAGGACCAAGGCGCTGCCTGCTCAGGCTTGCCTCCCGGTAAAG AGGTGTATGCAGTAGTGGATCTATATGGCCAGTGTGTCCAAGTGTCCATCACCAATGCCACCGGCCCCATGGACAACAGCCTGGCGACCAGCAACACCGCCACTGAGAAGTCATTCCCCCTGCACTCCCCAG CGGCTGGTGTGGCTCACCGATTCCACAGTACTTGCGGCAAGAACATCACCCTGGAGGAAGACGGCACGAGGGCGGTGCGTGCTGCTGGCTACGCCCACGGCCTCGTCTTCAGCACCAAGGAGCTCAAGACCGAGGAGGTCTTTGAG GTGAAAGTGGAGGAGCTGGATGAGAAGTGGGCTGGTTCCCTCCGGCTAGGGCTGACCACACTAGCGCCGGGGGAGACGGGGCCTGGAGCGGGCAGTGGCCCGGggctgcctccctccctgccagagCTCCGGACTAAGACCACTTGGATGGTGTCCAGCTGTGAAGTGAGGCGTGACGGGCAGCTCCAGAGGATGAACTATGGCCGGAACCTCGAGAGGCTGGGG GTGGGGAGCCGTGTGGGCATTCGCCGAGGGGCAGATGACACGATGCACGTCCTGATAGATGGAGAGGATATGGGGCCTGCAGCCACCGGCATTGCCAAG AGCGTGTGGGCCGTGTTGGATCTGTATGGGCCAGTGCGGAGTGTTTCTATTGTCAGCTCCACCAGGCTGGACGAGCCAGAAGGCACCCAGCCTCCTTCCCCCAGCTCGGACACTGGCAGCGAGGGCGAGGAGGAGGATGAGGGCGAGGAGCACAGCCTGGAA GGCCAGAATCAAGTGGCCGTTATGCCCACAGCCCTCGAGTTCCTAGAGAACCATGGGAAGAATATTCTCTTGTCCAATGGGAACCGTACAGCTACACGAGTGGCCAGCTACAACCAGGGCATCGTTGTCATCAGCCAGCCCCTGGTGCCCCAGCTACTGGTCCAG GTACGGATAGACTTCTTGAACCGGCAGTGGACATCTTCCCTTGTCCTGGGAGTCATTACCTGCCCACCGGAGAGGCTCAACTTCCCTGCTTCTGCCTGTGCCCTCAAACGGGCGGCCTGGCTGCTGCGGGGCCGTGGGGTCTTCCACAACGGTCTCAAG ATCTGTGAGAAGTTTGGGCCAAATCTGGACACGTGTCCTGAAGGCACCATCCTGGGACTGCGGCTAGACAGCTCTGGGGGGCTGCATCTCCACATCAATGGGATGGACCAGGGAGTGGCTGTGCCAGAtgtcccccagccctgccatgCGCTCGTGGACCTCTACGGGCAGTGTGAGCAG GTGACAATCGTGACCCCTGAACCAGGGGCTGCCAGTGGAAAGAGTGCTGGAACCCAAGGGGACATGGAGAAAGCGGACATGGTGGATG GTATCAAGGAGAGTGTGTGCTGGGGTCCACCGCCCACTGCTAGCCCCCTCAAGAGCTGTGAGTACCACGCCCTTTGCTCCCGTTTCCAGGAACTGCTGCTGCTTCCTG AGGATTATTTCATGCCTCCGCCGAAGCGCAGCCTGTGCTACTGTGAGTCTTGCCGGAAGCTTCGAGGGGATGAGGCCCACAGGCGCCGTGGGGAGCCCCCGCGGGAATACGCTCTGCCCTTTGGCTGGTGCAGGTTCAACCTCAG GGTGAATCCCCGCCTGGAGGCTGGGACACTAACCAAGAAGTGGCACATGGCGTATCATGGGAGCAACGTGGCAGCCGTCCGGAGGGTGCTGGACCGGGGGGAGCTGGGAGCAG GCACTGCTTCCATCCTGAGCTGCCGGCCCTTGAAGGGAGAGCCTGGGCTGGGGTTTGAGGAGCCTGGCGAAAACTGCGCGCCTCCTCGGGAGCAGCAGCCCCCTCCAGTGctgctttccccctccctccaataTGCTGGGGCTGAGGCCCTGGCATCCAAAGTGCA ATTCCGGGACCCCAAATCCCAGCTGACACACCAGGCCCAGGTGGCGTTCCAGGTGTGTGTGCGCCCTGGCTCCTACACCCCCGGACCCCCTTCCGCTGCCCTCAGAGAGCCTCCCGACCCTCACTTCAGCCCAGCCGAACTTGAGTGGGTAACCAAGGAGAAGGGGGCCACACTTCTCTATGCCCTGCTGGTACGGGTGGAGTGA
- the NEURL4 gene encoding neuralized-like protein 4 isoform X2 has translation MAAGSGGSGGSGGGPGPGPGGGGGGGPPGGSGPGPGSGGGPGSGGELHPRTGRLVSLSACGRTARRQQPGQEFNHGLVLSREPLRDGRIFTVRIDRKVNSWSGSIEIGVTALDPSVLDFPSSATGLKGGSWVVSGCSVLRDGRSVLEEYGQDLDQLGEGDRVGVERTAAGELRLWVNGRDCGVAATGLPARVWAVVDLYGKCTQITVLPPEPGFSPPTPIPTPPLEPSAPTEDSTLAEQGNSGDEAFTVSPAQARPETFPNSLESHNEFASMELSEVVSNAILSAYNGGLLNVNLSSPPAGEAPGPSGTATSPILTSNDALLFHEKCGTLIKLSNNNKTAERRRPLDEFNNGVVMTNRPLRDNEMFEIRIDKLVDKWSGSIEIGVTTHNPNNLEYPATMTNLQSGTIMMSGCGILTNGKGTRREYCEFSLDELQEGDHIGLTRKSNSALHFFINGIDQGVATPLTPPVVYGVVDLYGMAVKVTIVHNNNHSDRLRRNNAILRALSPEGALRRAAPAAQAEPERLLFHPNCGQKAAITHEGRTALRPHATDDFNHGVVLSSRALRDGEVFQVRIDKMVDKWAGSIEIGVTTHNPAYLQLPSTMTNLRSGTWMMTGNGVMHNGTTILDEYGHNLDRLKAGDTVGVVRREDGTLHFFVNGMTQGPAAWNVPPGVYAVVDLYGQAAQATIVDDVEVPQVPEPLPEGNNQVSPSSPSSGTGGSDLRFHQLHGSNAVITNGGRTALRHNCRSEFNDAIVISNRALRDGELFEIVIQKMVDRWSGSIEAGVTAIRPEDLEFPNTMTDIDYDTWMLSGTAIMQDGNTMRNNYGCDLDALGTGARIGMMRTAKGDLHYFINGQDQGAACSGLPPEVYAVVDLYGQCVQVSITNATGPMDNSLATSNTATEKSFPLHSPAAGVAHRFHSTCGKNITLEEDGTRAVRAAGYAHGLVFSTKELKTEEVFEVKVEELDEKWAGSLRLGLTTLAPGETGPGAGSGPGLPPSLPELRTKTTWMVSSCEVRRDGQLQRMNYGRNLERLGVGSRVGIRRGADDTMHVLIDGEDMGPAATGIAKSVWAVLDLYGPVRSVSIVSSTRLDEPEGTQPPSPSSDTGSEGEEEDEGEEHSLEGQNQVAVMPTALEFLENHGKNILLSNGNRTATRVASYNQGIVVISQPLVPQLLVQVRIDFLNRQWTSSLVLGVITCPPERLNFPASACALKRAAWLLRGRGVFHNGLKICEKFGPNLDTCPEGTILGLRLDSSGGLHLHINGMDQGVAVPDVPQPCHALVDLYGQCEQVTIVTPEPGAASGKSAGTQGDMEKADMVDGIKESVCWGPPPTASPLKSCEYHALCSRFQELLLLPEDYFMPPPKRSLCYCESCRKLRGDEAHRRRGEPPREYALPFGWCRFNLRVNPRLEAGTLTKKWHMAYHGSNVAAVRRVLDRGELGAGTASILSCRPLKGEPGLGFEEPGENCAPPREQQPPPVLLSPSLQYAGAEALASKVQFRDPKSQLTHQAQVAFQVCVRPGSYTPGPPSAALREPPDPHFSPAELEWVTKEKGATLLYALLVRVE, from the exons GGACCGGGGTCCGGCGGGGGTCCGGGCAGCGGTGGGGAGCTGCACCCGCGCACCGGGCGCTTGGTGAGCCTATCGGCCTGTGGGCGTACAGCGCGGCGGCAGCAGCCGGGCCAGGAGTTTAATCACGGGCTGGTGTTGAGCCGGGAACCCTTGCGCGATGGACGCATCTTCACCGTCCGCATCGACCGCAAG GTCAACTCCTGGAGTGGCTCCATTGAGATTGGGGTGACGGCACTGGACCCCAGTGTGCTGGACTTCCCAAGCAGCGCCACGGGGCTGAAGGGGGGCTCGTGGGTAGTGTCAGGCTGCTCGGTGCTGAGGGATGGACGTTCTGTGCTGGAGGAGTATGGGCAGGACCTGGACCAGCTTGGCGAAGGGGACCGTGTGGGTGTGGAGCGCACAGCTGCCGGGGAGCTGCGGCTCTGGGTGAATGGGCGGGATTGTGGCGTGGCCGCCACGGGCCTGCCAGCTCGTGTCTGGGCCGTCGTGGACCTTTACGGCAAGTGCACCCAGATCACTGTGCTACCCCCTGAGCCGGGCTTCAGCCCCCCTACTCCCATCCCCACACCTCCCCTCGAACCCTCTGCCCCCACTGAAGATTCTACCTTGGCTGAACAGGGGAACTCTGGGGATGAAG CCTTCACGGTGTCCCCCGCACAGGCCCGGCCGGAGACGTTTCCTAACAGCCTTGAGTCGCATAATG AATTTGCCAGCATGGAGCTCTCCGAGGTGGTGAGCAACGCCATCCTGTCTGCCTACAACGGGGGGCTCCTAAATGTGAACCTGAGCTCCCCACCGGCAGGGGAAGCACCGGGGCCTAGCGGCACTGCCACCTCACCCATCCTCACTTCCAACGATGCCCTCCTTTTTCACGAGAAGTGTGGAACCCTCATCAAACTCAGCAACAATAATAAGACGGCAGAGCGCCGCCGGCCCCTGGATGAATTCAACAATGGGGTTGTCATGACCAACCGCCCACTCCGGGACAATGAGATGTTTGAG ATCCGCATCGACAAGCTCGTAGATAAGTGGTCAGGCTCCATTGAGATTGGTGTCACCACCCACAACCCCAACAATTTGGAGTACCCAGCCACCATGACCAACCTGCAGTCAG GCACCATCATGATGAGTGGCTGCGGGATCCTGACCAACGGCAAGGGCACCCGCCGGGAGTACTGTGAATTCAGTCTGGATGAGCTGCAG GAGGGCGACCACATTGGTCTCACGAGGAAGTCCAACTCTGCCCTACACTTCTTCATTAATGGCATTGATCAGG GCGTGGCTACCCCCTTGACGCCCCCAGTGGTGTACGGTGTGGTGGACTTGTATGGGATGGCTGTGAAGGTGACCATCGTCCACAATAACAACCACAGTGACCGCCTACGCCGGAACAATGCCATCCTGCGGGCGCTGTCCCCCGAGGGTGCTCTCCGCCGGGCTGCTCCTGCGGCCCAGGCAGAACCCGAGCGCCTGCTCTTCCACCCCAACTGTGGGCAGAAGGCAGCCATCACCCACGAGGGACGCACTGCCCTGAGGCCCCA TGCCACTGACGACTTCAACCATGGCGTGGTGCTGAGCAGCAGAGCCCTGCGGGACGGAGAGGTGTTCCAGGTGCGCATCGACAAGATGGTGGACAAATGGGCTGGCTCCATTGAGATTGGTGTCACCACCCACAACCCTGCCTACCTCCAGTTGCCCTCCACCATGACCAACCTGCGCTCTG GGACCTGGATGATGACAGGGAATGGGGTGATGCACAATGGGACGACCATCTTGGACGAATATGGGCACAACCTGGACCGGCTCAAG gcaggggacacggtgGGCGTGGTGCGGCGGGAGGACGGAACTCTCCACTTCTTTGTCAATGGGATGACTCAGGGCCCCGCTGCCTGGAACGTGCCCCCGGGCGTCTATGCTGTCGTTGATCTCTATGGCCAGGCAGCCCAGGCCACCATTGTGGACGACGTGG AGGTGCCCCAGGTTCCTGAGCCACTCCCTGAGGGGAACAACCAGGTGTCTCCAAGCTCCCCGTCATCCGGGACCGGGGGCTCCGACCTCCGCTTCCACCAGCTGCATGGCAGCAACGCAGTCATCACCAACGGTGGCCGCACTGCGCTCCGCCACAACTGCCGCAGCGAGTTCAATGACGCCATCGTCATCTCCAACCG GGCCCTGAGGGATGGAGAGCTGTTTGAAATTGTCATTCAGAAGATGGTAGACCGCTGGTCAGGCTCCATCGAGGCTG GAGTGACCGCTATTCGGCCTGAGGACCTTGAATTCCCCAACACTATGACGGACATTGACTACGATACGTGGATGCTGAG CGGCACAGCCATCATGCAGGACGGTAACACCATGCGCAACAACTACGGGTGTGACCTTGACGCGCTAGGCACGGGTGCCCGCATCGGCATGATGCGCACTGCCAAGGGCGATCTGCACTACTTCATCAACGGCCAGGACCAAGGCGCTGCCTGCTCAGGCTTGCCTCCCG AGGTGTATGCAGTAGTGGATCTATATGGCCAGTGTGTCCAAGTGTCCATCACCAATGCCACCGGCCCCATGGACAACAGCCTGGCGACCAGCAACACCGCCACTGAGAAGTCATTCCCCCTGCACTCCCCAG CGGCTGGTGTGGCTCACCGATTCCACAGTACTTGCGGCAAGAACATCACCCTGGAGGAAGACGGCACGAGGGCGGTGCGTGCTGCTGGCTACGCCCACGGCCTCGTCTTCAGCACCAAGGAGCTCAAGACCGAGGAGGTCTTTGAG GTGAAAGTGGAGGAGCTGGATGAGAAGTGGGCTGGTTCCCTCCGGCTAGGGCTGACCACACTAGCGCCGGGGGAGACGGGGCCTGGAGCGGGCAGTGGCCCGGggctgcctccctccctgccagagCTCCGGACTAAGACCACTTGGATGGTGTCCAGCTGTGAAGTGAGGCGTGACGGGCAGCTCCAGAGGATGAACTATGGCCGGAACCTCGAGAGGCTGGGG GTGGGGAGCCGTGTGGGCATTCGCCGAGGGGCAGATGACACGATGCACGTCCTGATAGATGGAGAGGATATGGGGCCTGCAGCCACCGGCATTGCCAAG AGCGTGTGGGCCGTGTTGGATCTGTATGGGCCAGTGCGGAGTGTTTCTATTGTCAGCTCCACCAGGCTGGACGAGCCAGAAGGCACCCAGCCTCCTTCCCCCAGCTCGGACACTGGCAGCGAGGGCGAGGAGGAGGATGAGGGCGAGGAGCACAGCCTGGAA GGCCAGAATCAAGTGGCCGTTATGCCCACAGCCCTCGAGTTCCTAGAGAACCATGGGAAGAATATTCTCTTGTCCAATGGGAACCGTACAGCTACACGAGTGGCCAGCTACAACCAGGGCATCGTTGTCATCAGCCAGCCCCTGGTGCCCCAGCTACTGGTCCAG GTACGGATAGACTTCTTGAACCGGCAGTGGACATCTTCCCTTGTCCTGGGAGTCATTACCTGCCCACCGGAGAGGCTCAACTTCCCTGCTTCTGCCTGTGCCCTCAAACGGGCGGCCTGGCTGCTGCGGGGCCGTGGGGTCTTCCACAACGGTCTCAAG ATCTGTGAGAAGTTTGGGCCAAATCTGGACACGTGTCCTGAAGGCACCATCCTGGGACTGCGGCTAGACAGCTCTGGGGGGCTGCATCTCCACATCAATGGGATGGACCAGGGAGTGGCTGTGCCAGAtgtcccccagccctgccatgCGCTCGTGGACCTCTACGGGCAGTGTGAGCAG GTGACAATCGTGACCCCTGAACCAGGGGCTGCCAGTGGAAAGAGTGCTGGAACCCAAGGGGACATGGAGAAAGCGGACATGGTGGATG GTATCAAGGAGAGTGTGTGCTGGGGTCCACCGCCCACTGCTAGCCCCCTCAAGAGCTGTGAGTACCACGCCCTTTGCTCCCGTTTCCAGGAACTGCTGCTGCTTCCTG AGGATTATTTCATGCCTCCGCCGAAGCGCAGCCTGTGCTACTGTGAGTCTTGCCGGAAGCTTCGAGGGGATGAGGCCCACAGGCGCCGTGGGGAGCCCCCGCGGGAATACGCTCTGCCCTTTGGCTGGTGCAGGTTCAACCTCAG GGTGAATCCCCGCCTGGAGGCTGGGACACTAACCAAGAAGTGGCACATGGCGTATCATGGGAGCAACGTGGCAGCCGTCCGGAGGGTGCTGGACCGGGGGGAGCTGGGAGCAG GCACTGCTTCCATCCTGAGCTGCCGGCCCTTGAAGGGAGAGCCTGGGCTGGGGTTTGAGGAGCCTGGCGAAAACTGCGCGCCTCCTCGGGAGCAGCAGCCCCCTCCAGTGctgctttccccctccctccaataTGCTGGGGCTGAGGCCCTGGCATCCAAAGTGCA ATTCCGGGACCCCAAATCCCAGCTGACACACCAGGCCCAGGTGGCGTTCCAGGTGTGTGTGCGCCCTGGCTCCTACACCCCCGGACCCCCTTCCGCTGCCCTCAGAGAGCCTCCCGACCCTCACTTCAGCCCAGCCGAACTTGAGTGGGTAACCAAGGAGAAGGGGGCCACACTTCTCTATGCCCTGCTGGTACGGGTGGAGTGA